One window of the Chitinophaga niabensis genome contains the following:
- a CDS encoding response regulator transcription factor, giving the protein MIRIVLYEDNTKLRENLTLLIDGANDFIVCGAFKNCDHILQQTQELLPDVILMDIDMPGTNGIQGLRIIRSQYPDLPILMLTVFDDNQHVFDAIKAGADGYLLKKTSPEKLLEYIHEVYEGGAPMTSSIARQVLHLFARQPSDKNDTYHLSEREKEVLQLLVNGYSYKMIAGEIFISIDTVRSHIKKIYEKLHVNSKSEAVAKAFRDKLV; this is encoded by the coding sequence ATGATTCGAATTGTGTTATACGAGGATAACACCAAACTGCGAGAGAACTTAACATTACTGATCGATGGAGCAAACGACTTTATAGTATGCGGCGCATTCAAGAACTGCGACCATATTCTGCAACAAACGCAAGAGCTGCTTCCTGACGTAATATTAATGGACATCGATATGCCGGGTACCAATGGCATTCAGGGCCTACGGATCATCCGTTCACAATACCCCGATCTTCCCATTCTCATGCTCACGGTGTTTGATGATAACCAGCATGTTTTTGATGCCATCAAAGCGGGTGCAGATGGATACCTCCTGAAAAAAACATCCCCCGAAAAATTACTGGAATACATACACGAAGTATATGAAGGCGGTGCCCCCATGACCTCTTCTATCGCCCGGCAGGTATTACATCTCTTTGCCCGCCAGCCTTCTGACAAGAATGATACCTATCATCTTTCAGAGCGGGAAAAAGAAGTGCTGCAATTACTGGTAAATGGTTACAGTTATAAAATGATCGCGGGAGAGATCTTCATTTCTATAGATACCGTACGCTCACATATTAAAAAGATCTACGAGAAATTACATGTTAACTCAAAATCGGAAGCTGTAGCCAAGGCCTTCAGGGACAAGCTGGTGTAA